A single region of the Acidimicrobiia bacterium genome encodes:
- a CDS encoding STAS domain-containing protein, whose amino-acid sequence MTGAHGGDPARGGQVVSSRTGRELEISVSGDVDMLTSPSIERRVVDLIARRGVGDVVIDLSGVGFFDSAGVRALVVAKQEATARGLPFRVAAASPQCRRVLEVSGLDGMFGLPPLR is encoded by the coding sequence GTGACGGGAGCTCACGGCGGCGATCCCGCGCGGGGCGGGCAGGTGGTGTCCTCGCGGACCGGCCGCGAGCTCGAGATCAGCGTTTCCGGCGACGTCGACATGCTGACGAGCCCGTCGATCGAGCGTCGCGTCGTCGATCTCATCGCGCGCAGGGGCGTGGGCGACGTGGTGATCGATCTGAGCGGCGTCGGGTTCTTCGACTCGGCCGGTGTGCGCGCGCTGGTCGTGGCGAAGCAGGAGGCGACCGCGCGCGGTCTCCCGTTCCGGGTCGCCGCGGCGTCGCCGCAATGCCGGCGTGTCCTCGAGGTGTCAGGGCTCGACGGGATGTTCGGGCTCCCGCCCCTGCGTTGA
- a CDS encoding aspartate kinase encodes MLIVQKFGGTSVADPDRIRAVADHVVRTRRDGDDVVVVVSAMGKTTDELVRLAYDVSETPALRELDMLLTAGERISMALLCMAIIDRGEHAVSFTGSQAGIVTDTTHGKAKIVEVKGDRIRDAIAAGSIAVVAGFQGVSTSKDITTLGRGGSDTTAVALAAVLKADACEIYTDVAGVYTADPRVVPEARRLARISYEEMLDAAATGGKVLALRSVEFARRYNVPIHVRSSFTWEPGTWVREEDPMMEQAIISAVTHDTSEAKVTIENVPDRPGIAAKMFRALADEAVNVDMIVQNVSVHGHTDISFTVPRDDLARALKVMETIVAETEATGFRHDTAVGRVSLIGAGMKSNPGVAAKMFEVLAGENVNIEMISTSSIRVSCVVPDVDVERAVRALHSAFGLEDAP; translated from the coding sequence ATGCTGATCGTCCAGAAGTTCGGCGGGACGTCCGTCGCCGACCCCGATCGGATCCGTGCCGTCGCGGACCACGTCGTGCGGACGCGGCGCGACGGTGACGACGTCGTGGTCGTCGTCTCGGCGATGGGCAAGACGACCGACGAGCTCGTCCGTCTCGCGTACGACGTCTCGGAGACGCCGGCGTTGCGCGAGCTCGACATGCTCCTCACCGCCGGCGAGCGCATCTCGATGGCGCTGCTCTGCATGGCGATCATCGACCGGGGTGAGCACGCGGTCTCCTTCACCGGGTCGCAAGCCGGGATCGTCACCGACACGACGCACGGCAAGGCGAAGATCGTCGAGGTGAAGGGCGACCGGATCCGCGACGCGATCGCCGCGGGCAGCATCGCCGTCGTCGCCGGGTTCCAGGGCGTGTCGACGTCGAAGGACATCACGACGCTCGGTCGCGGCGGGTCCGACACGACCGCCGTCGCGCTCGCCGCGGTGCTCAAGGCCGACGCGTGCGAGATCTACACGGACGTCGCCGGCGTGTACACCGCCGACCCCCGCGTCGTCCCGGAGGCACGCCGGCTGGCGCGCATCTCGTACGAGGAGATGCTCGACGCCGCCGCGACGGGCGGCAAGGTGCTGGCGCTGCGGTCCGTCGAGTTCGCGCGCCGATACAACGTCCCGATCCACGTGCGGTCGAGCTTCACGTGGGAGCCGGGGACCTGGGTCCGGGAGGAAGACCCGATGATGGAGCAGGCGATCATCTCGGCGGTCACGCACGACACGTCCGAGGCGAAGGTGACGATCGAGAACGTCCCCGACCGGCCCGGCATCGCCGCCAAGATGTTCCGGGCCCTCGCCGACGAAGCGGTGAACGTCGACATGATCGTGCAGAACGTGTCCGTGCACGGCCACACCGACATCTCGTTCACCGTCCCGCGCGACGACCTCGCGCGCGCGCTGAAGGTGATGGAGACGATCGTCGCCGAGACCGAGGCGACCGGCTTCCGGCACGACACCGCGGTCGGCCGCGTGTCGCTGATCGGGGCGGGGATGAAGAGCAACCCCGGTGTCGCCGCGAAGATGTTCGAGGTCCTCGCGGGCGAGAACGTGAACATCGAGATGATCTCCACGTCGTCGATCCGGGTGTCGTGTGTCGTTCCCGACGTCGACGTCGAACGTGCGGTCCGCGCGCTGCACAGCGCGTTCGGCCTGGAGGACGCCCCGTGA
- a CDS encoding protein meaA has translation MITRSRGENARMTQRDRPWLIRTYSGHSSARASNALYRSNLAKGQTGLSVAFDLPTQTGYDPDDPLAKGEVGKVGVPVPHMGEMHALFDGIPLGEMNTSMTINATAMWLLAMYVALAEQQGVDPAALQGTTQNDIVKEYLSRGTYIFGPEPSKRLTVDVIAHAVTHIPRWNPINVCPYHLQEAGATPVQELAYGLATAVTVLDAVRESGQVPAEDFPAVVGRISFFVDAGIRFVEEMCKMRAFTRLWDRICLERYGVRDEKLRRFRYGVQVNSLGLTESQPENNVQRIVLEMLGVTLSKDARARAIQLPCWNEALGLPRPWDQQWSLRIQQVLAYESDLLEYGDLFDGSKVVEAKVGDLCEAAWAELEWVLDGGGAFAMIDEVKGRLVQSNAERVREIETGEHPVVGVNVFTETEPSPLVASLGGEAAILTPDERAEQEQIDAIRQWREQRDTEAVARALDEVRRVAATSENLFPATLALARAGGTVGEWAGALREVFGEYRAPTGVGAVAAAPVGGMVEVRDRVQAAAKELGGPVRLLVGKPGLDGHSNGAEQIAVAARDAGMEVVYQGIRLTPAQIAAAARDEDVDVVGLSVLSGSHLELVPETIRLLRDAGVDAPVVVGGIIPEADQPRLGQAGVARVYTPKDFRLVDIVGDLAQLAIDHRREEHRRDSSIPGGTRPMERA, from the coding sequence GTGATCACCCGGAGCCGGGGGGAGAATGCACGTATGACGCAGCGTGACCGTCCCTGGCTGATCCGCACGTACTCGGGCCACTCCTCCGCCCGCGCGTCGAACGCGCTGTACCGGTCGAACCTCGCGAAGGGCCAGACGGGACTGTCGGTCGCGTTCGACCTGCCGACGCAGACCGGCTACGACCCCGACGACCCGCTCGCCAAGGGCGAGGTCGGGAAGGTCGGCGTGCCCGTCCCGCACATGGGCGAGATGCACGCCCTGTTCGACGGCATCCCGCTCGGCGAGATGAACACGTCGATGACGATCAACGCGACCGCGATGTGGTTGCTGGCGATGTACGTCGCGCTCGCGGAGCAGCAGGGCGTCGACCCCGCGGCACTCCAGGGGACGACGCAGAACGACATCGTCAAGGAGTACCTGTCCCGCGGGACCTACATCTTCGGGCCCGAGCCGTCGAAGCGGCTGACCGTCGACGTGATCGCCCACGCGGTGACGCACATCCCGAGGTGGAACCCGATCAACGTCTGCCCGTACCACCTGCAGGAGGCCGGCGCGACCCCGGTGCAGGAGCTCGCGTACGGGCTCGCGACCGCGGTCACGGTGCTCGACGCGGTGCGCGAGTCGGGCCAGGTGCCGGCCGAGGACTTCCCGGCCGTCGTCGGGCGCATCTCGTTCTTCGTCGACGCGGGGATCCGCTTCGTCGAGGAGATGTGCAAGATGCGGGCGTTCACGCGCCTGTGGGACCGCATCTGCCTCGAGCGCTACGGCGTCCGTGACGAGAAGCTGCGCCGCTTCCGGTACGGCGTCCAGGTGAACTCGCTCGGGCTCACCGAGAGCCAGCCCGAGAACAACGTGCAGCGCATCGTGCTCGAGATGCTCGGCGTGACGCTGTCCAAGGACGCTCGGGCGCGGGCGATCCAGCTCCCGTGCTGGAACGAAGCGCTCGGACTCCCGCGCCCGTGGGACCAGCAGTGGTCGCTGCGCATCCAGCAGGTCCTCGCCTACGAGTCCGACCTGCTCGAGTACGGCGACCTGTTCGACGGGTCGAAGGTCGTGGAGGCGAAGGTCGGCGACCTGTGCGAGGCCGCGTGGGCGGAGCTCGAATGGGTGCTCGACGGCGGTGGCGCGTTCGCCATGATCGACGAGGTCAAGGGCAGGCTCGTGCAGTCGAACGCCGAGCGGGTGCGCGAGATCGAGACCGGTGAGCACCCGGTCGTGGGCGTGAACGTCTTCACCGAGACGGAGCCGTCGCCGCTCGTCGCCAGCCTCGGCGGCGAGGCCGCGATCCTGACGCCCGACGAGCGCGCCGAGCAGGAGCAGATCGACGCGATCCGGCAGTGGCGCGAGCAGCGCGACACCGAGGCGGTGGCGCGCGCGCTCGATGAGGTCCGTCGGGTCGCCGCGACGAGCGAGAACCTCTTCCCCGCGACGCTCGCGCTGGCGCGCGCTGGCGGCACCGTCGGCGAGTGGGCCGGCGCGCTGCGCGAGGTGTTCGGCGAGTACCGCGCGCCGACCGGCGTGGGCGCGGTCGCGGCCGCGCCCGTCGGCGGGATGGTCGAGGTACGCGACCGGGTCCAGGCGGCCGCGAAGGAGCTCGGCGGCCCGGTGCGGCTCCTCGTCGGCAAGCCCGGCCTCGACGGCCACTCGAACGGCGCCGAGCAGATCGCGGTCGCCGCGCGCGACGCAGGCATGGAGGTGGTGTACCAGGGGATCCGGCTGACCCCGGCGCAGATCGCGGCCGCGGCGCGCGACGAGGACGTCGACGTCGTGGGCCTGTCCGTCCTCTCGGGCTCGCACCTCGAGCTGGTGCCCGAGACGATCCGGCTCCTGCGCGACGCCGGCGTCGACGCGCCCGTGGTCGTCGGCGGGATCATCCCCGAGGCCGACCAGCCCCGCCTCGGCCAGGCCGGCGTGGCCCGCGTCTACACCCCCAAGGACTTCCGCCTCGTCGACATCGTCGGGGACCTGGCCCAGCTCGCCATCGACCACCGCCGCGAGGAACATCGCCGCGATTCGTCAATTCCGGGCGGCACCCGGCCGATGGAAAGGGCGTGA
- a CDS encoding Type 1 glutamine amidotransferase-like domain-containing protein, with translation MPTKRSTGTLALVGGGEFCDECASFDAELLAASGSTEVVVLPTAAAYEHADRVVERAAKHFAGLGATVRPLGVLHRPEAEDAANAEILRAATFVYFADGSPLHLRSVLKGSPLYDALRAAYERGAVVAASGAGATLLCDPMVDPRGGAYTVGLGLVANLAVFPYHGTAADHLRQRSVELLPRTALLVGIDEHTALIRDAERSWRVSGAGAVTVYGDGAPEVVRAGEPLTLDR, from the coding sequence ATGCCGACGAAGCGCTCGACCGGCACGCTCGCCCTCGTCGGCGGCGGCGAGTTCTGCGACGAGTGCGCGTCGTTCGACGCCGAGCTGCTCGCCGCGAGCGGCAGCACCGAGGTCGTCGTCCTCCCGACGGCAGCGGCGTACGAGCACGCGGACCGGGTGGTCGAGCGGGCTGCGAAGCACTTCGCCGGCCTCGGCGCGACTGTCAGACCGCTCGGGGTCCTCCATCGACCCGAGGCCGAGGACGCCGCGAACGCGGAGATCCTGCGCGCGGCGACGTTCGTCTACTTCGCCGACGGCTCGCCGTTGCACCTGCGCTCGGTGCTCAAGGGCTCGCCGTTGTACGACGCACTCCGCGCGGCATACGAGCGCGGTGCGGTCGTGGCCGCGTCGGGTGCGGGCGCGACGCTGCTGTGCGACCCGATGGTCGACCCGCGTGGCGGCGCGTACACGGTCGGGCTGGGCCTCGTCGCCAACCTCGCCGTCTTCCCGTACCACGGCACCGCCGCCGACCACCTTCGGCAGCGGTCCGTCGAGCTGCTCCCGCGCACCGCGCTCCTGGTCGGCATCGACGAGCACACCGCGCTGATCCGCGACGCCGAACGTTCGTGGCGTGTCTCCGGCGCCGGAGCGGTCACCGTGTACGGCGACGGCGCACCGGAGGTCGTCCGCGCCGGCGAACCCCTCACGCTCGACCGCTGA
- a CDS encoding aspartate-semialdehyde dehydrogenase: MSRATGMNVGVVGATGLVGGEMLRVLEERAFPVRELRVYASPRSEGRKLPFAGREVACEVLRDGCFDGLDLVVVDVDDPLAAEWAPKAAAAGAKVVDNSAAFRMDDDVPLVVAEVNPDDLRTLPKGIASCPNCTTMVLVTALAPLQRAAGIDRMVVSTYQSVSGAGQPGMHELDGQWAKYDGQSERLRRAAALGDVVEPGDVWPKPIAGNVIPLAGSPKEGGYTSEEWKLLRETRKILHDDTMRITATCVRVPVYVGHAMTANLQFRRAVSRREVVELLRDAPGVTVVDDGDGFPTPLDSAGIDPVLVGRVREDPSQPGAIDLWVTGDNLRKGAALNAVQMAEVLAKT, from the coding sequence GTGAGCAGGGCGACCGGGATGAACGTCGGCGTGGTGGGCGCGACGGGACTGGTGGGCGGCGAGATGCTGCGCGTCCTCGAGGAGCGCGCGTTCCCGGTCCGCGAGCTGCGTGTGTACGCGTCACCCCGCTCGGAGGGTCGCAAGCTGCCGTTCGCGGGTCGCGAGGTCGCGTGCGAGGTCCTGCGCGACGGCTGCTTCGACGGGCTCGACCTCGTGGTCGTCGACGTCGACGACCCGCTGGCGGCCGAGTGGGCGCCGAAGGCCGCGGCCGCGGGCGCGAAGGTCGTCGACAACTCGGCCGCCTTCCGCATGGACGACGACGTTCCCCTCGTCGTCGCCGAGGTCAATCCCGACGACCTGCGCACGCTCCCGAAGGGGATCGCGTCGTGCCCGAACTGCACCACGATGGTGCTCGTCACCGCGCTCGCGCCGCTGCAGCGCGCCGCGGGCATCGACCGCATGGTCGTTTCGACGTACCAGTCCGTCTCCGGTGCCGGGCAGCCCGGGATGCACGAGCTCGACGGCCAGTGGGCCAAGTACGACGGCCAGTCCGAGCGCCTGCGCCGCGCCGCCGCGCTCGGCGACGTCGTCGAGCCGGGTGACGTCTGGCCCAAGCCGATCGCCGGCAACGTCATCCCCCTGGCCGGGTCGCCCAAGGAGGGGGGCTACACGTCCGAGGAGTGGAAGCTCCTCCGGGAGACGCGCAAGATCCTCCACGACGACACGATGCGCATCACGGCGACGTGCGTCCGCGTGCCCGTCTACGTCGGGCACGCGATGACCGCGAACCTGCAGTTCCGGCGGGCCGTCTCGCGCCGCGAGGTGGTCGAGCTCCTGAGGGACGCGCCCGGGGTGACGGTGGTCGACGACGGCGACGGGTTCCCGACGCCCCTCGACAGCGCCGGGATCGACCCCGTCCTGGTCGGCCGGGTCCGCGAGGACCCGTCGCAGCCGGGTGCGATCGATCTCTGGGTGACCGGCGACAACCTGCGCAAGGGCGCGGCGCTGAACGCGGTCCAGATGGCAGAGGTCCTCGCGAAGACCTGA
- a CDS encoding 3-hydroxybutyryl-CoA dehydrogenase, which yields MTVKRVGIVGSGIMGAGIAEVAAKSGFEVVLRSRAQSSADAMVAGLEKSLARQVEKGRLEEAERDATLARVRAVVDLGELSECDLVIESIVEDLATKKHLFSELDRICGDGAILATNTSTLPVVELAMETGRPERVCGVHFFNPAPAMPLVEVVRSITTSDETVEAARAFAEACGKTPVLVKDQAGFIVNALLFPYLNNAVKLLDAGVATREDIDAAMKGGCNFPMGPLELLDLVGLDTSLAILEALYAEFRDPNYAPAPLLKRMVAAERLGRKTRQGFYDYRK from the coding sequence ATGACGGTCAAGCGCGTCGGCATCGTCGGTTCCGGGATCATGGGTGCCGGGATCGCGGAGGTCGCGGCGAAGTCGGGTTTCGAGGTCGTCCTGCGCAGCCGCGCGCAGTCGAGCGCCGACGCGATGGTCGCAGGGCTCGAGAAGTCGCTCGCCCGGCAGGTCGAGAAGGGCCGGCTCGAGGAGGCCGAGCGCGACGCGACGCTCGCACGGGTCCGCGCCGTCGTCGACCTGGGCGAGCTGTCGGAGTGCGACCTCGTGATCGAGTCGATCGTCGAGGACCTCGCGACCAAGAAGCATCTCTTCAGCGAGCTCGACCGCATCTGCGGCGACGGCGCGATCCTCGCGACGAACACGTCGACGCTGCCCGTCGTCGAGCTGGCGATGGAGACCGGTCGTCCCGAGCGCGTGTGCGGCGTGCACTTCTTCAACCCCGCGCCGGCGATGCCGCTCGTCGAGGTCGTGCGGTCGATCACGACGAGCGACGAGACCGTCGAGGCCGCCCGGGCCTTCGCCGAGGCGTGCGGCAAGACACCCGTGCTCGTGAAGGACCAGGCCGGGTTCATCGTCAACGCACTCCTGTTCCCGTACCTGAACAACGCGGTGAAGCTGCTCGACGCCGGCGTCGCGACCCGCGAGGACATCGACGCCGCGATGAAGGGCGGCTGCAACTTCCCCATGGGGCCGCTCGAGCTGCTCGACCTCGTCGGTCTCGACACGAGCCTCGCGATCCTCGAGGCGCTCTACGCCGAGTTCCGCGACCCGAACTACGCGCCGGCGCCGTTGCTCAAGCGGATGGTCGCGGCGGAGCGTCTCGGCCGGAAGACCCGCCAGGGGTTCTACGACTACCGGAAGTGA
- a CDS encoding MFS transporter yields the protein MSASIAGAIAAVVLAVLIVLGSRNLRNFDSALIGYATATVFLAFGAVYRYVVWVKSPPARRYLVRGWQSFFSFRAFRRFPTLVPRSLVSYLSFQTFMARRGVTRWLAHQAIFWGVIGATLITFPLTFGWIYFRSESATGPRYVMHVWGIRFGTFDALSVGGWLIFHALDITAVLVIAGCLYFLWRRFHDREASTGQRLGYDFVPLAALIAISVTGLELTFSSSLLGGRGYEFLAVLHMTCVVLTLVFIPFGKFFHVIQRPASVGVEVYKHAAVEREGVFTCRRCGAPLEATEYVHDLEATMRELGLDFDEWIETCPRCKRVERGAAYLQRVKAGFE from the coding sequence GTGTCGGCGAGCATCGCCGGCGCGATCGCGGCCGTCGTCCTCGCGGTCCTGATCGTCCTCGGGAGCCGCAACCTCCGGAACTTCGACTCCGCGCTGATCGGCTACGCGACCGCGACGGTCTTTCTCGCGTTCGGCGCCGTGTACCGGTACGTCGTCTGGGTCAAGAGCCCGCCCGCTCGCCGCTATCTCGTGCGCGGCTGGCAGTCGTTCTTCTCGTTCCGCGCGTTCCGGCGCTTCCCGACGCTCGTCCCGCGCTCGCTCGTGTCGTACCTCTCGTTCCAGACGTTCATGGCGCGCCGCGGTGTGACGCGCTGGCTCGCGCACCAGGCGATCTTCTGGGGTGTGATCGGCGCGACGCTCATCACGTTCCCGCTCACGTTCGGCTGGATCTACTTCCGCTCGGAGAGCGCGACCGGGCCTCGGTACGTGATGCACGTCTGGGGGATCAGGTTCGGCACGTTCGACGCGCTCAGCGTGGGAGGATGGCTGATCTTCCACGCGCTCGACATCACCGCGGTCCTCGTCATCGCGGGCTGCCTCTACTTCCTGTGGCGCCGGTTCCACGACCGCGAGGCGTCGACCGGGCAGCGGCTCGGGTACGACTTCGTCCCGCTCGCCGCGCTGATCGCCATCTCCGTCACGGGTCTCGAGCTCACGTTCTCGAGCTCGCTCCTCGGTGGACGCGGCTACGAGTTCCTCGCGGTGCTGCACATGACGTGCGTCGTGCTGACGCTCGTGTTCATCCCGTTCGGGAAGTTCTTCCACGTGATCCAGCGGCCGGCGAGCGTCGGTGTCGAGGTCTACAAGCACGCGGCCGTCGAGCGCGAGGGGGTGTTCACGTGCCGGCGGTGCGGTGCGCCGCTCGAGGCGACCGAGTACGTGCACGATCTCGAGGCGACGATGCGCGAGCTCGGGCTCGACTTCGACGAGTGGATCGAGACCTGCCCGCGGTGCAAGCGCGTCGAGCGCGGCGCCGCCTACCTGCAGCGC
- a CDS encoding peptidylprolyl isomerase, translating to MSKASKRERQRINREAARARDLAVARRRQRTKTARNVIIAAVVVVGIAFAFSATRGGSKKSSKKSATKSAAALSIDVNKTYTATIDTNEGVMTVRLDAKNAPKATDNFVRLARAGKYDGWTFHRIVPDFVIQAGSPTGVNPGRSVVGELPKDHYPVGSLAAAKTQDEPAGTFSSDWFIVTGSQGATLPNDYARFGMVTSGLDVAKKIASLVPAGQTVAGYDGPPSATVTVTKVTIAES from the coding sequence GTGTCGAAGGCCTCGAAGCGGGAGCGTCAGCGCATCAACCGGGAGGCCGCACGCGCACGCGACCTCGCGGTCGCACGCCGCCGGCAGCGGACGAAGACCGCTCGCAACGTGATCATCGCGGCGGTGGTCGTCGTCGGCATCGCGTTCGCGTTCAGCGCGACGCGTGGCGGCAGCAAGAAGAGCAGCAAGAAGAGCGCGACCAAGTCGGCAGCCGCGCTGTCGATCGACGTCAACAAGACGTACACCGCGACGATCGACACCAACGAAGGCGTGATGACCGTACGGCTCGACGCCAAGAACGCACCGAAGGCCACGGACAATTTCGTGCGGCTCGCGCGGGCCGGGAAGTACGACGGCTGGACGTTCCACCGGATCGTGCCCGACTTCGTCATCCAGGCCGGCAGCCCGACCGGTGTGAACCCGGGTCGCAGCGTCGTCGGCGAGCTCCCGAAGGACCACTACCCCGTCGGGTCGCTCGCGGCCGCCAAGACGCAGGACGAGCCCGCCGGCACGTTCTCGTCGGACTGGTTCATCGTGACGGGCTCGCAGGGCGCGACCTTGCCGAACGACTACGCGCGCTTCGGGATGGTCACGAGCGGCCTCGACGTCGCGAAGAAGATCGCGTCGCTCGTTCCCGCGGGCCAGACCGTCGCCGGTTACGACGGGCCGCCCTCGGCGACCGTCACCGTGACCAAGGTGACGATCGCCGAGTCCTGA
- a CDS encoding GGDEF domain-containing protein — MDRRLVISVCAAVAALAAGVAAAVVDAPVLGIVAGIAGIVSGVAAAALAVRLRSSEDQLVSVGKDLQRLRRELDTLAAIFAEEATRRQADDAAAAGASAANPAADVFDAVSGLLDERFFAVTVQQRVAAARRQLQPVSVVLFELDGLDGAGDEARDQAVAVLGDVVRRTLRECDVVCRLGEVLAGVVLEDTAEAGAVWAAERVRGTLHASAAGGTLTISAGIACYPSHALGAAELVAMAGNALGSARARGRDHVEVAQAE, encoded by the coding sequence ATGGATCGCCGGCTGGTGATCTCGGTCTGCGCGGCCGTCGCCGCCCTCGCGGCGGGCGTCGCCGCGGCCGTGGTCGACGCACCCGTGCTCGGGATCGTCGCGGGCATCGCGGGGATCGTGAGCGGGGTCGCCGCGGCAGCGTTGGCGGTGCGGCTGCGGTCCTCCGAGGACCAGCTCGTGTCGGTCGGCAAGGACCTCCAGCGCCTGCGCCGCGAGCTGGACACGCTCGCGGCGATCTTCGCCGAGGAGGCGACTCGCCGGCAGGCGGACGACGCCGCCGCGGCGGGCGCGAGCGCCGCCAACCCCGCGGCTGACGTCTTCGACGCGGTCTCGGGGCTCCTCGACGAGCGGTTCTTCGCGGTGACGGTCCAGCAGCGCGTCGCCGCGGCGCGCCGGCAGCTGCAACCGGTCTCGGTGGTGCTGTTCGAGCTCGACGGGTTGGACGGCGCGGGCGACGAGGCTCGCGACCAGGCGGTCGCGGTCCTCGGCGACGTCGTCCGGCGGACCCTGCGCGAGTGCGACGTCGTGTGCCGACTCGGCGAGGTGCTCGCCGGCGTCGTGCTCGAGGACACCGCCGAGGCGGGCGCGGTGTGGGCGGCCGAGCGGGTGCGGGGGACGTTGCACGCCAGCGCCGCGGGCGGGACGCTCACGATCTCGGCCGGGATCGCGTGCTACCCGTCGCACGCGCTCGGCGCCGCCGAGCTCGTCGCGATGGCCGGCAACGCGCTCGGCTCCGCCCGCGCCCGGGGCCGGGATCACGTCGAGGTGGCGCAGGCCGAGTAG